Genomic DNA from Chrysiogenia bacterium:
CGTCGGTGATATCGGGCGTGAGCACGTAGGGGAGCATTTCCATCTCTCCCTGCGTGATCTGCCAGCGCGTGGGCGCCCTGGCGATGAGGCCCCGGCTCACAAACGGGGCGAGCCGCGCTTCGATGTCGATTGCCATGACGCGGCTCAGGCCTGTGCCGGCGCGGCTTCCTGGGCCCGCTTGCGGAAGGCCGAGCGCTCACGCGCCTCGGCGAACTTCTCGGGAGGCAGCAGCCAGTCGGCAATCTTGTCGGTGAGCTCCTTGCTCGGCGGCTTGAACAGCGAGATGCGCTGGGCCTCCACGGGAAGCTCCTTGAACATGTTGCGCATGTCCTTCATGTCGCGCTTCATCTGGGCGTTCCAGTCGATCATCAGACCGGCGGTGTCCTTCATTATCTGTTCCTGCGCGCGGAACATGACGTAGTTCCAGTAGGCCTGCTTGGCGTAGATCTGGGCACGGCGAACCGGGCCGATGTTCTTGAGCAGGCGCGGCAGGTAATTGCGCGCCAGCGCCACGTGCTTGACCTCGTCGAGGTCGATGTAGTGCAGAAGTTCCTGCAGCACCGGCTCGTCGAAGTTCTCCATCACCGTGGTGAAGAGCGAGTGAGCCACGTTCTCGACGATGAGGTTCATGCCCACGAGCTTGGCGGCCGGGTCTCGCTCCAGGCGCAGCCCGTCGAGCAGCTTCTTTGCCCAGGGATTGATCTCGGGAAGGTCGATCTCCAGGGCGCGCAGGTACTTGCCCATGCTGGTGATGTGCTTGGCCTCTTCCATGGTCTGGAAGGCGAGCACGAACTGCGCCGGAAGATCGGGCACCATGCCGATGAGATGCGCCGAGGTGTGCATGGCCACGATCTCGCCGTAGTAGATGATGCTCATCAGGCCGGCGATTGCCTTCTTCTCTTCAAGGGTGGCGTTGATCTTCCCGCCGTGCTTGGCGAGGATTTCCTCGAAAATGTCGTCGTCGTTCCAGAACTGTTTCTTGGAGCCCTTCATCGAGCTGGCAAGTTTGGGCCACTCATCCATGGCCGTCAGGTTCTTGCGGTCATAGGGGCTGAATTCGGGATTCTGGGGGATGGCTACCATGGCAATTGCTCCTTGGGAAAACTTTTCAGAATGTCAGTTCGCGAAGCCAGTGCTCGAAGAGCTTGGGATCGCGCGGGGTCATGGCTTCTTCGATGAGCGCGGCCAGCG
This window encodes:
- a CDS encoding ferritin-like domain-containing protein, whose product is MVAIPQNPEFSPYDRKNLTAMDEWPKLASSMKGSKKQFWNDDDIFEEILAKHGGKINATLEEKKAIAGLMSIIYYGEIVAMHTSAHLIGMVPDLPAQFVLAFQTMEEAKHITSMGKYLRALEIDLPEINPWAKKLLDGLRLERDPAAKLVGMNLIVENVAHSLFTTVMENFDEPVLQELLHYIDLDEVKHVALARNYLPRLLKNIGPVRRAQIYAKQAYWNYVMFRAQEQIMKDTAGLMIDWNAQMKRDMKDMRNMFKELPVEAQRISLFKPPSKELTDKIADWLLPPEKFAEARERSAFRKRAQEAAPAQA